From Dehalococcoidia bacterium, the proteins below share one genomic window:
- the serA gene encoding phosphoglycerate dehydrogenase: MFRILVSDRIAEDGLAILREHADVDVQTGLSPQELLDRIGAYDALVVRSATKVTADVIAAGVNLKVIGRAGVGVDNIDVEAATRHGVVVANAPEAITVATAEHTIGLMLALARHIPDAHQALREGRWEPSKFVGVELRGKTLGIFGLGRIGSEVARRAKALEMRVIAYDPPLPVERFHTLGVEIATKEEVLEQSDFISLHAPGLASNYHMIDDAEFARMKAGVRIINAARGELMSQEALLRALESGKVAGAALDSFEPEPPPADAPYLRHPRIIVTPHLGASAAEAQERVAVDVAKQVLAVLNGEPAMYAVNAPFIAAEAYQVIAPFLQAATQAASLATQLSTGQLASVEVEYLGELADYDTTPLKAAVIRGLLAPVSEENVTLVNASMIAEQRGLRIIEHKGHYEGIYANLIRVHLRTSTGKTTVSSTVAHDGPHIVEINDFWVDVSPGEGYLLLCENLDRPGMIGRIGTFLGQKDVNISFMRVGREKVRGRALMVLGLDDELTPELLDEIARIPDIYSARTAKI, encoded by the coding sequence ATGTTCCGCATCCTCGTCTCGGACCGCATCGCGGAGGATGGACTCGCGATCCTCCGGGAGCACGCGGACGTGGACGTGCAGACCGGGCTTTCGCCGCAGGAGCTACTCGACCGCATCGGCGCCTACGACGCCCTCGTTGTGCGCAGCGCGACTAAGGTTACCGCAGACGTCATCGCGGCCGGGGTCAACCTGAAGGTCATCGGCCGCGCGGGCGTCGGCGTCGACAACATCGACGTCGAGGCCGCAACCCGCCACGGTGTCGTGGTCGCGAACGCGCCCGAAGCGATAACAGTCGCTACCGCCGAGCACACCATCGGCCTCATGCTCGCCCTTGCCCGCCACATACCGGATGCCCATCAGGCCCTGCGCGAGGGGCGCTGGGAGCCCTCGAAGTTCGTGGGTGTCGAGCTGCGGGGTAAGACCCTTGGCATCTTCGGCCTCGGCCGCATCGGCTCGGAAGTCGCGCGGCGCGCGAAGGCGCTGGAAATGCGCGTGATCGCCTACGACCCGCCCCTACCGGTCGAGCGGTTTCACACTCTGGGCGTCGAGATAGCCACCAAGGAGGAGGTACTGGAGCAGAGCGACTTCATCAGCCTCCACGCCCCTGGCCTGGCCTCCAACTACCACATGATCGATGACGCCGAGTTCGCGCGGATGAAGGCCGGCGTCCGCATCATCAATGCCGCGCGCGGGGAGTTGATGTCGCAGGAGGCCCTCCTTCGCGCCCTGGAGAGCGGCAAGGTCGCGGGCGCGGCGCTGGACTCGTTCGAGCCGGAGCCTCCGCCGGCGGACGCCCCCTACCTCCGCCACCCACGGATCATCGTCACGCCGCACCTTGGCGCCTCCGCCGCCGAGGCCCAGGAACGCGTGGCGGTAGATGTGGCGAAGCAGGTGCTCGCCGTCCTGAACGGCGAACCGGCGATGTACGCCGTGAACGCCCCGTTCATCGCCGCCGAGGCCTACCAGGTGATAGCGCCCTTCCTCCAGGCGGCCACCCAGGCGGCCTCCCTGGCCACCCAGCTCTCGACAGGTCAGCTGGCCAGCGTCGAAGTCGAGTACCTGGGCGAGCTGGCGGACTACGACACCACCCCTCTGAAAGCAGCCGTGATCCGTGGCCTCCTGGCCCCCGTGAGCGAGGAGAATGTCACGCTCGTGAACGCGAGCATGATCGCGGAGCAGCGCGGCCTCCGCATCATCGAGCACAAGGGGCACTACGAGGGCATCTACGCGAACCTGATCCGCGTCCACCTGAGGACGAGCACCGGCAAGACGACCGTGTCCAGCACAGTCGCCCACGACGGCCCGCACATCGTCGAGATCAACGACTTCTGGGTGGACGTGTCCCCCGGGGAGGGCTATCTGCTCCTCTGCGAGAACCTGGACCGCCCGGGCATGATCGGCCGCATCGGCACCTTCCTCGGCCAGAAGGACGTGAACATCAGCTTCATGCGCGTCGGCCGGGAAAAGGTGCGCGGGCGGGCGCTCATGGTCCTGGGCCTCGACGACGAGCTGACCCCGGAGCTCCTGGACGAGATCGCGCGCATACCCGATATCTACTCCGCTCGCACGGCAAAGATCTGA
- a CDS encoding alanine--glyoxylate aminotransferase family protein, with the protein MPPNLRIPGPTPCPPDTLEEMSKQMINHRGPEFAEMQKRIMARLKTFFRTENEVYVLTTSGTGAMEAAVVNVLSPGDRVLVVSIGEFGERFVEICEAYGVQPTKLSFEPGTPADPRAVADALAADASYVAVLLTHNETSTGVTNDIGAIAKAVRGVRPEILIIVDAISSLGCVPFATDAWTVDVAVTASQKGFMIPPGLAFITLSERAWKAYERSTMPRYYFDIGKAKSFAERGQTPWTPAVSLYFALDLALDMMMKEGLESITSRHAAIGEFTRSEVKALGLRLLCEGPNASNTVTSVVVPEGVNAAELLSLLNKEYETVLAGGQGKLAGKIVRIGHLGLVDKADIKMAVVALGDALQRLGYKKPAAAPA; encoded by the coding sequence GTGCCACCTAACCTGCGTATCCCAGGCCCTACGCCCTGTCCGCCCGACACCCTCGAGGAGATGTCGAAGCAGATGATCAATCACCGCGGACCGGAGTTCGCGGAGATGCAGAAGCGGATCATGGCGCGGCTGAAGACCTTCTTCCGCACCGAGAACGAGGTCTACGTACTCACGACCTCCGGCACTGGCGCCATGGAGGCGGCCGTCGTCAACGTGCTCTCGCCGGGCGACCGCGTGCTCGTCGTCTCGATCGGCGAGTTCGGCGAGCGGTTCGTCGAGATCTGCGAGGCGTACGGCGTGCAGCCGACGAAGCTCAGCTTCGAGCCCGGGACTCCCGCCGACCCGCGGGCTGTGGCCGACGCGCTCGCCGCCGACGCCTCTTACGTCGCCGTGCTCCTCACCCACAACGAGACGTCGACGGGCGTCACGAACGACATCGGCGCCATCGCCAAGGCCGTAAGGGGCGTCCGGCCGGAGATCCTCATCATCGTGGACGCAATCAGCTCGCTGGGCTGCGTCCCCTTTGCCACGGATGCCTGGACGGTGGACGTTGCGGTCACCGCCTCCCAGAAGGGCTTCATGATCCCGCCGGGGCTTGCCTTCATCACCCTGAGCGAGCGCGCCTGGAAGGCCTACGAGCGCTCGACTATGCCCAGGTACTACTTCGACATCGGCAAGGCGAAGTCCTTCGCCGAGCGCGGCCAGACTCCCTGGACGCCGGCCGTTTCGCTTTACTTCGCCCTCGACCTCGCGCTGGACATGATGATGAAGGAGGGCCTGGAGTCGATCACGTCCCGCCATGCGGCCATAGGGGAGTTCACGCGGAGCGAAGTGAAGGCGCTGGGCCTGCGCCTCCTCTGCGAAGGGCCGAACGCCTCTAACACCGTCACCAGCGTCGTCGTGCCGGAAGGCGTCAACGCCGCCGAGCTACTCTCGCTCCTGAACAAGGAGTACGAGACGGTACTGGCCGGCGGCCAGGGGAAGCTTGCCGGCAAAATCGTCCGCATCGGCCATCTCGGGCTGGTGGACAAAGCTGACATCAAGATGGCCGTGGTGGCGCTCGGAGACGCGCTTCAGAGGCTCGGTTACAAGAAACCCGCCGCCGCGCCCGCCTGA
- a CDS encoding Clp protease N-terminal domain-containing protein: MTATDGPGYLTWGHAAARLLRTARLEASRSGHSDVLPAHLLLAALDQPELHQALRVLGAAPDVYGIRARLAAASLRPSEFSEALPLSPSAAEALESAREHREGEAFELLFLLVLKATLEDEACRVLLHRAGTDPEALALLLARVD; encoded by the coding sequence ATGACAGCGACCGACGGGCCCGGATACCTCACCTGGGGTCATGCTGCCGCGCGACTACTACGCACGGCGCGTCTGGAGGCATCGCGCTCTGGCCACTCGGACGTCCTGCCGGCCCACCTCCTTCTCGCGGCCCTGGACCAGCCTGAGTTACACCAAGCCCTGAGGGTCCTGGGCGCGGCGCCCGATGTCTACGGCATTCGCGCCCGCCTCGCCGCTGCTTCGCTCCGGCCGAGTGAGTTCAGCGAAGCCTTGCCGCTCTCGCCATCCGCGGCCGAGGCGCTCGAGTCAGCGCGGGAGCACCGCGAAGGCGAGGCCTTCGAGCTGCTCTTCCTCCTCGTCCTGAAGGCGACGCTGGAGGACGAAGCCTGCCGCGTCCTGCTGCACCGGGCCGGTACGGACCCGGAAGCGCTTGCCCTGCTGCTGGCGCGCGTCGACTAG
- the selA gene encoding L-seryl-tRNA(Sec) selenium transferase: MVTGLRALPSVDRVLSHPAAVRAAQELSRAVVADAAREELSYRRAAVATGAPAPTLDEVVSAALRRAYAALKPSLRPVINATGVIIHTNLGRAPLSDAAIAAMEAVSRGYSNLEFDLDAGMRGSRHEHVESLLRRATGAEAAMAVNNNAAALLLVLAAFASGREVIISRGQLVEIGGGFRIPDVMAQSGARLVEVGTTNRTYLRDYAAAVTDQTAALMRVHASNFKVVGFTAGATIRELASLARERGLLLIDDLGSGCLLDTTRYGLAPEPTPQQSLQAGADLVLFSGDKLLGGPQAGIVLGRAALIAALKRHPLARAVRMDKASIAALNATLLHYVTGDAVTQVPVWRMIATPEAALLRRARRLAAAVGHGARVVPGRSMVGGGSLPEESLPTHLVALPPQPGFGLEEMALRLRSGEPAVVGRIDEGHLLLDPRTVDPRDDSRLRSALQHALA, encoded by the coding sequence ATGGTGACTGGACTCCGCGCCCTGCCCTCGGTCGACCGCGTGCTCTCGCACCCTGCGGCCGTGCGGGCCGCGCAGGAGCTGAGCAGGGCTGTCGTCGCCGATGCGGCCAGAGAGGAGCTGAGCTACCGGCGCGCCGCCGTAGCCACCGGTGCGCCGGCGCCCACCCTGGACGAGGTGGTAAGCGCTGCCCTCCGCCGGGCTTACGCCGCCCTGAAGCCTTCCCTCCGCCCCGTAATCAACGCGACCGGCGTCATCATCCACACCAATCTCGGGCGAGCGCCGCTGTCCGATGCCGCCATCGCCGCCATGGAGGCCGTGAGCCGCGGTTACAGCAACCTCGAGTTCGACCTCGACGCCGGGATGCGCGGCAGCCGTCACGAGCACGTCGAGTCGCTGCTAAGGCGCGCCACCGGGGCAGAGGCGGCCATGGCAGTCAACAACAACGCCGCTGCCCTCTTGCTTGTCCTTGCGGCCTTCGCGAGCGGCCGCGAGGTCATCATTTCGCGGGGCCAGCTGGTCGAGATCGGGGGCGGTTTCCGCATACCGGATGTCATGGCCCAGAGCGGCGCCAGGCTGGTCGAGGTCGGGACCACCAACCGGACCTATCTGCGCGACTACGCCGCCGCTGTCACCGACCAGACCGCGGCCCTCATGCGCGTCCACGCCTCCAACTTCAAGGTCGTCGGGTTCACGGCCGGCGCGACAATCCGCGAGCTCGCCTCGCTGGCCCGCGAACGCGGCCTGCTGCTGATCGATGACCTGGGCAGCGGTTGTCTCCTGGACACGACTCGATATGGCCTGGCCCCGGAACCGACGCCGCAACAGAGCCTGCAGGCCGGCGCTGACCTGGTGCTTTTCTCGGGCGACAAGCTCCTCGGCGGGCCCCAGGCCGGCATTGTCCTCGGCCGCGCGGCCCTGATCGCGGCCCTGAAGCGGCACCCTCTCGCCCGGGCGGTGCGCATGGACAAGGCGAGCATCGCCGCTCTCAACGCCACCCTCCTGCACTACGTCACGGGTGATGCCGTCACGCAGGTCCCGGTCTGGCGCATGATCGCGACCCCCGAAGCGGCCCTCCTCCGGCGCGCCAGGCGCCTGGCCGCGGCGGTCGGGCACGGCGCGAGGGTAGTCCCGGGACGGTCGATGGTGGGTGGCGGGAGCTTGCCGGAGGAGAGCCTGCCGACGCACCTCGTAGCCCTGCCGCCCCAGCCCGGCTTTGGGCTGGAGGAGATGGCGCTGAGGTTGCGCAGCGGCGAACCTGCCGTCGTCGGCCGGATCGACGAGGGCCATCTCCTCCTCGACCCGCGCACGGTCGACCCGCGGGACGACTCCCGGCTGAGATCAGCGCTCCAGCACGCCCTTGCCTGA
- a CDS encoding glycosyltransferase family 39 protein — translation MPDRSAYLRALAPSPFWAVVLAALAARLAWIALVHPRVDLVDDAGFYDFFAVAIAEGRGYVRPEGVPTAFWPVGYPATLAAVYSLLGHSLLAAKLLNVVLGAATAGLVYLLARRWFGVKQSALAGMVYAFFPGAIGFTSLTMSETLFTFLFIAALYVAARASEEEGHELLWAAAFAVIAAAAAYVRGQALALPFFAAAWLLIAGWAWQRAVAFLAVSFAVVVGLSIPWMVRNTIAFGEPTFMSTNAGINLWLGHHPGADGGFDYHHQLGFTAQFNHLPRVEQEPAWNREGFRQAVRYALTHPLAELRLSAQKVAKLYMHDHDAIAWNEQNGNSPIFTEPRRTRLAALFDAYYYAAGLATLAGLGIGLRQRRAWVGPVASAFVLWTLVHVAFFAEPRLHAPLLPLFAISSSAALVEVVRPLAGAFRRPSLPSAPPESTPTRV, via the coding sequence TTGCCTGACAGGAGCGCCTACCTCCGAGCACTGGCGCCCTCGCCGTTCTGGGCGGTGGTCCTGGCCGCGCTCGCCGCACGCCTGGCCTGGATCGCCCTCGTCCACCCGCGCGTCGACCTGGTGGACGACGCCGGCTTCTACGACTTCTTCGCCGTTGCCATCGCCGAAGGGCGGGGCTATGTGCGCCCGGAGGGCGTGCCCACGGCCTTCTGGCCAGTCGGCTATCCCGCGACCCTCGCCGCGGTCTACTCGCTCCTCGGCCACAGCCTCCTTGCCGCCAAGCTGCTCAATGTCGTCCTCGGCGCCGCTACGGCCGGACTGGTGTACCTCCTGGCCCGGCGCTGGTTCGGAGTGAAACAGTCGGCATTGGCCGGCATGGTCTACGCCTTCTTCCCGGGCGCCATCGGCTTCACGAGCCTGACAATGTCGGAGACGCTCTTCACCTTCCTCTTCATCGCTGCCTTGTACGTCGCGGCGCGGGCTTCGGAGGAGGAAGGCCACGAACTCCTGTGGGCCGCGGCCTTCGCCGTGATTGCAGCGGCGGCCGCGTACGTGCGCGGGCAGGCTCTGGCCCTGCCCTTCTTCGCGGCGGCGTGGCTCCTCATCGCCGGATGGGCATGGCAGCGCGCCGTGGCCTTCCTGGCGGTCTCTTTCGCTGTCGTGGTCGGGCTCTCCATCCCCTGGATGGTCCGCAACACGATCGCGTTCGGGGAGCCAACTTTCATGTCGACGAACGCCGGCATCAACCTCTGGCTCGGGCACCACCCGGGCGCGGACGGCGGCTTCGACTACCACCACCAGCTCGGCTTCACGGCCCAGTTCAATCACCTGCCACGGGTCGAGCAGGAGCCCGCCTGGAACCGCGAGGGCTTCCGCCAGGCCGTGCGCTACGCGCTGACGCACCCTCTTGCCGAGCTGCGGCTGAGCGCGCAGAAGGTGGCGAAGCTCTACATGCACGACCACGACGCCATCGCCTGGAACGAACAGAACGGCAACTCCCCCATCTTCACCGAGCCACGCCGCACACGCCTCGCGGCGCTTTTCGACGCCTACTACTATGCCGCTGGCCTCGCTACCCTCGCCGGATTGGGGATCGGCCTGCGGCAGCGGCGGGCCTGGGTCGGGCCGGTGGCCTCGGCCTTCGTGCTCTGGACGCTGGTGCACGTCGCCTTCTTCGCCGAACCGCGCCTGCATGCGCCACTGCTGCCGCTCTTCGCGATCTCCTCGTCGGCCGCTCTCGTCGAGGTCGTGAGGCCTCTCGCCGGCGCCTTCCGGCGGCCATCACTCCCCTCCGCGCCGCCCGAGTCGACGCCAACACGGGTTTGA